The [Clostridium] colinum genome includes the window GATAATATTTCATAGCTAGACATAGCCTCACCCCCTTTCATAGAGGGTAAAGCTAACCACTTATATTTCGTATTAATCTTTTTGCATTATATCATAAATTGTTATATTTTGTCTATATAAAATTAAAGGAGTGATTATTATTACAAAAGTAACAATTAAAGGTATAACCTATTATAAGGAGAAAATACCTATTGGAAGAAATGCTGATGGAACAGTTAAGTATAAACAAATAACAGCAAAAACAATGAAAGAATGTAAAGCAAAGGCTTTAGCATTTAGAAAAAATGATATTGTATCATTAAATAGTAAAGCTACATTGGGTACATTAATTACCGAGTATATAGATAATGTAAGAAAACCTAGACTAAAACCGTCTAGCTATCAAAGATATATAAGTCTTTATAAAACACATATAAAGCCATCATTGTTAAATGATTTAAAACTTGAAGAAATAAAACATTTACATTTGCAAAAATTCTATAATAGCATAGAATCTTTAAACACAGCAAAAAGATTAAAAGAATTATTAAATTCATTTTTTGAATATTGTATAAATGCTGACTTTATTTCAAAAAATCCACAAAAAAATATTAAACTAGAAACACCTAAGCCAGTAAGACAATCTAGAGCATTAACTATAATTGAAAGAGAAAAAATTATAAATAGCAATAAAACAATATTTATATTTGCTATGTATACTGGATTAAGAATAGGAGAAGTTTTAGCACTAACACATAAAGATATAGATTTTAAAGAAAATATAGTAAATGTAAACAAATCTTTGAGATATATGAACCGTGGTAATGGTTGTGAATTTATAATAGATGAAACAAAAACAGCATCAAGTATAAGAAAAGTACCATTACACAATAATTTAATAGAAATATTAAAGTTACATATAGAAAATGAAAAGAAAAAATATAAAAATTTAGGCATAAAATTTAGTAATAGCTTACCATTATTTGCTACTAATACTTGTAGATATTATAAGCCTGATAATGTGTTAAAAATGTTAAAAAGAATTGTTGATTGTAAATTTCATGATTTAAGACATACATTTTGTAGCATGTTAG containing:
- a CDS encoding tyrosine-type recombinase/integrase — translated: MIIITKVTIKGITYYKEKIPIGRNADGTVKYKQITAKTMKECKAKALAFRKNDIVSLNSKATLGTLITEYIDNVRKPRLKPSSYQRYISLYKTHIKPSLLNDLKLEEIKHLHLQKFYNSIESLNTAKRLKELLNSFFEYCINADFISKNPQKNIKLETPKPVRQSRALTIIEREKIINSNKTIFIFAMYTGLRIGEVLALTHKDIDFKENIVNVNKSLRYMNRGNGCEFIIDETKTASSIRKVPLHNNLIEILKLHIENEKKKYKNLGIKFSNSLPLFATNTCRYYKPDNVLKMLKRIVDCKFHDLRHTFCSMLAEQGVDIKTASVLMGHSDIKMTANIYTHISDEQKKKAIQNLSF